CCGCCGCCGGCCAGGGCCTGCCAGCCGTAGTCCGGCCGCGTCGGCCCGATCAGCTCCACGCCGTGGTCGCGGCGGCTGCTGACCAGCAGCTCGGCGTCGATGTAGCCGGTGTCCGCTAGGTGCTTGCCCGGCAGCGAATCCTTCCGGCCCAGCTGCTCGTAGATCCCGGCCAGGGCATCGCCGTCGGCCGCCGGCGCCGGCGCGGTCGTCACCTGGACGACCAGGTGGGGCGACTCGTCGTCGCACGTCTCGGTCAGGTGGGCCTTGTAGCCCACCCAGATCGTCGACCGCTTCTTGCCGTACCGGGCCTCGGAGTCGTGAGGCGAGTTGATCGACGCGGCGGAGGGCGGGATGCCGTCACCCTCGGCCCGCCAACGCAGCCCGCCGGCCTCGACCAGGAAGTGCTGGACCCAGACCCGGCGCAGCGTCTCGACCGCCGGCGATCGCGCGACCGAGGGCGGGGCGCCGGCGTCGTAGGCCGCCGCCAGCAGGGCGTGGCCGTCCTTGCCGACCTCCCGGGCGAGGGCGCGGCGGCCCTCCTCGGAGTCCGGGAGCCGGGACTCCTCGGCTCGCCGGCCGTAGCGCTCGACCCACTCCGCCCGGGCCTGACGGCGGAGCCACTCTGGGTCCGCCGCTGCCAGGCTGTTCAGGACGTGGCGCATCGTCTCGACGACGCACTCGAGCCGGTCGAGGTTGCGGACGCGGGCCAGGACGTGCGTCGCGTCGGTGCGCTGGCGGCCGCGGGTCTTCAGCCAGCCGCGCCCGCGGCAGAGATCGAGGAGCGCGTCGAGCAGCCGCCCCTCGGCCGAGCCGGCGACGAGCCGCGCCCGGAACTCGCAGAGGACCGAGGCGTCGAAGCCGGGGTCGTCGAGCCCCAGGCCGAGGGCGTACTTCCAGTCGATCCGCCCGCGCACCGCGTCGGCGGCGCGGCGGTCGGACAGCCCCTCGGCGAACTGGAAGACGGTCACGAGGGCCAGCCGCCAGGGGGACTCAGCGGGGCGGCCGCGGCTCGGGTACGGGTCGGCGAAGTCGTCGTCTCGGAAGATCGTGCCCAGCTCATCGCGCAGGGCAATGTAGGTGTTGCCACCGGGGAAGGCGGCGTGCGCGACGCGGGCGGCCTCCTCGGGCACCGATCCGATCGGCCGTGGGTGAAGCGACATGTGCGGGCTCCGTCCGGGTGGGATTCCCCTGGGACGTAGCGTAAGCCCCACCCGCTGGTCGATCTCGGATTCGCCAGCAGGATCAACGGCGGGGGCAGGCCCGGCTGCCCCCACTCCGCTGCCGGACCCTGACCGCCGGAGCCCCGCAGCGGCTCAGGCAGCGGCGGCCGACCTCCGATCCATCGGTATACTCCGGAAGGCGCAGCCAGTGCGTCGCCGGCGCCTGAAGGCGAAGGAGAACCCCCCGAATGCCCCGGTTCAGGCCATCGAGGACGGCCCAGGGGCCACGCCCCGACCTGTCACGGGCCCCGCGTCCATCGGCGGCCGCCGATGGGGTGCGCCCTGGCACCGGCTCGCGCGGCCTCGTATGATCCCACCCCGGCAGGTTACCTCGACGGCGCGGGCGAGAGCCACCCCGGGCCGCCACGCCGGCCGCGGGACGGGGACGTCGGGCGCGGTCGTCTCCGAGTGCCGGGGAAAGGGGTGCACACGGTGGAGACCTGGCTCAAGCGCGGCGCGGAGCCGGCGGAGGCGGCCCAGGCGGATGCCGAGGTCCGGCAGACCGTCACCCGCATCCTCGACGACGTCGCCCGCCGCGGGGACGCGGCCGTGCGCGAGCTGTCCGCCCGGCTCGACGGCTGGGACCGCGACGACTACCGGCTCACGCCCCCGGAGATCGAGGCCTGCCTGGCCCGGCTCGGCCGGCGCGACCTCGACGACATCGCCTTCGCCCAGGAGCAGATCCGCACCTTCGCCCGACACCAGCGCCAGGCGCTGCTCGACCTGGAGGTCGAGACCCTGCCCGGCATCGTCCTCGGCCACAAGAACATCCCGGTCGGCTCGGCGGGCTGCTACGTGCCGGGCGGCACGTACCCGATGGTGGCCTCGGCCCACATGTCGGTCGTCACGGCCAAGGTGGCCGGCGTCGGGCGGGTGGTCACCTGCGCCCCGCCGTACCGGGGGGCGCCGGCGGCGGCGATCGTCGCGGCCCAGCACCTGGCCGGCGCCGACGAGATCTACTGCCTCGGCGGCGTGCAGGCGGTCGCGGCGATGGCCCTGGGGACGCAGGCCATCGCCCCGGTCGACCTGCTGGTCGGACCCGGCAACGCGTACGTCGCCGAGGCCAAGCGGCAGCTCTTCGGCCGCGTGGGCATCGACCTGCTGGCCGGCCCGACCGAGACCCTGGTGATCGCCGACGAGGCCGTGGACGCGGAGCTGTGCGCCACCGACCTGCTGGGCCAGGCCGAGCACGGCCCCGAGTCGCCGGCCGTCCTGCTGACGACCTCCGAGCCGCTGGCCCGCGCGACGATCGCCGAGGTGGATCGGCTGCTCACGATCCTCCCCACGGCGGCCGTGGCCCGGCAGGCCTGGGAGCGGCACGGGGCCGTCTGCGTGGCCGACAGCGACGCGGAGCTGGTGCGCATCGCCGACCGGATCGCCTCGGAGCACGTGCAGGTGATGACCCGCGACCCGGGCTACTTCCTGGAGCACCTGCGCAACTACGGGGCCCTGTTCCTCGGCCCGCGGACCAACGTGGCCTACGGCGACAAGGTGATCGGCACCAACCACACGCTGCCGACGCGGCGGGCGGCGCGGTACACCGGCGGGCTGTGGGTGGGCAAGTTCCTGAAGACTTGCACCTACCAGCGGGTGGAGAGCGACGCGGCGTCGGCGTTGGTGGGCGGCTACTGCTCGCGGCTCTGCGCCCTGGAGGGCTTCGTCGGGCACGCCGAGCAGGCCAACATCCGCGTGCGGCGCTACGGCGGCCGTGACGTGCCGTACGGCGGCGTGGTCGCGGCCGACGAGACCGGGCCCGACTGACTTCGGACCGGACCTTGTGGAGGGGGCAGACGCCATGATCGCCGGCGGACCACGGCTGGAGACGATGCACTTCGGGCCCGAGGGGCGCGTGCCCAACAGCCGCTTCCCCGTGCTGCTGTACCGGGGGGCGGTGGGTCCCGAGCCGGGCGGGGACCTGGCCGACGAGCTGGAGGCGAGGTTCCGGCGGCACGACTGGCTGAACAACTGGCGCGAGCTGGGCGTCTACGATTACCCGCACTACCACTCGACGACCCACGAGGCGCTGGGGATGGCGCGGGGGCGGATCACGCTGCGGCTGGGCGGCGCGGGCGGCGTGGTGGTGGAGCTGGAGGCGGGCGACGTGCTGGTGCTGCCGGTCGGGACGTCGCACACGCGGCTGGGGAACACGGCCGACTCGTGGATGGTGGGCGGCTACCCCGAGGGGCGGGACTGGGACCTGATCCGCGACGAGGAGGTGGGGGAGGCGGAGGCGCGGGCGGCGCTGAAGCTCATCGGCAGCCTGCCGATCCCGGCGCGGGACCCGGTGACGGGCGGGCCGATGGCGGCCTGGCGCGAGGCGCCGCGGACGCACGGCATCCC
The Tautonia plasticadhaerens DNA segment above includes these coding regions:
- a CDS encoding IS1182 family transposase, with translation MSLHPRPIGSVPEEAARVAHAAFPGGNTYIALRDELGTIFRDDDFADPYPSRGRPAESPWRLALVTVFQFAEGLSDRRAADAVRGRIDWKYALGLGLDDPGFDASVLCEFRARLVAGSAEGRLLDALLDLCRGRGWLKTRGRQRTDATHVLARVRNLDRLECVVETMRHVLNSLAAADPEWLRRQARAEWVERYGRRAEESRLPDSEEGRRALAREVGKDGHALLAAAYDAGAPPSVARSPAVETLRRVWVQHFLVEAGGLRWRAEGDGIPPSAASINSPHDSEARYGKKRSTIWVGYKAHLTETCDDESPHLVVQVTTAPAPAADGDALAGIYEQLGRKDSLPGKHLADTGYIDAELLVSSRRDHGVELIGPTRPDYGWQALAGGGFTASDFAIDWEGSRATCPEGRVSSGWTPAVERDHTEVVHIKFSRKDCKPCPARERCTGAARRSLTIRAREPFEALRAARAREETEEYRADYAHRAGIEGTISQAVRVAGLRRSRYAGRAKTHLQHLATAAAIDILRVVDWLAEAPREATRTCAFVRLITAAVPA
- the hisD gene encoding histidinol dehydrogenase, which codes for METWLKRGAEPAEAAQADAEVRQTVTRILDDVARRGDAAVRELSARLDGWDRDDYRLTPPEIEACLARLGRRDLDDIAFAQEQIRTFARHQRQALLDLEVETLPGIVLGHKNIPVGSAGCYVPGGTYPMVASAHMSVVTAKVAGVGRVVTCAPPYRGAPAAAIVAAQHLAGADEIYCLGGVQAVAAMALGTQAIAPVDLLVGPGNAYVAEAKRQLFGRVGIDLLAGPTETLVIADEAVDAELCATDLLGQAEHGPESPAVLLTTSEPLARATIAEVDRLLTILPTAAVARQAWERHGAVCVADSDAELVRIADRIASEHVQVMTRDPGYFLEHLRNYGALFLGPRTNVAYGDKVIGTNHTLPTRRAARYTGGLWVGKFLKTCTYQRVESDAASALVGGYCSRLCALEGFVGHAEQANIRVRRYGGRDVPYGGVVAADETGPD